One window of Agromyces rhizosphaerae genomic DNA carries:
- a CDS encoding ABC transporter ATP-binding protein codes for MKLELRGITKRFGSLVANDHISLTVEPGEIHCLLGENGAGKSTLMNVLYGLYRADEGEILLDDAVQHFEGPGDAMAAGIGMVHQHFMLIPVFTVAENVMLGHEETGFAGQLDLPAARAKVREISDRFGFHVDPDALVEDLPVGVQQRVEIIKALSRDARVLVFDEPTAVLTPQETDELMGIMRQLKESGASIVFITHKLREVREVADRITVIRLGKVVGEAEPTASNAELASLMVGRAVELTVQKDPPDLGDEALVVKDLTVSDPSGLVIVDDVSFHVCAGEILAVAGVQGNGQTELAEAILGLQDHVTGSIMLDGKELVDASVRDTLDAGIGFVPEDRKVDGLVGEFTIAENLMLDRSFGEPFVKAGTLQLKFRDDFAQEKLEEFDVRAPGIQTPVGRLSGGNQQKVVVARELSRDLRLFVAAQPTRGVDVGSIEFIHKRIVETRDAGVPVVLVSTELDEIEALADRVLVMYRGKVVGIVPADTPRDVLGLMMAGERPEGAAA; via the coding sequence ATGAAGCTCGAACTCCGAGGCATCACCAAGCGCTTCGGCTCGCTCGTCGCCAACGATCACATCTCGCTCACCGTCGAGCCGGGAGAGATCCACTGCCTCCTGGGCGAGAACGGCGCCGGCAAGTCCACGCTCATGAACGTGCTCTACGGGCTCTACCGCGCCGACGAGGGCGAGATCCTCCTCGACGACGCGGTGCAGCACTTCGAGGGCCCGGGCGACGCGATGGCGGCCGGCATCGGCATGGTGCACCAGCACTTCATGCTCATCCCGGTGTTCACGGTGGCCGAGAACGTGATGCTCGGCCACGAGGAGACGGGCTTCGCCGGGCAGCTCGACCTGCCGGCGGCCCGCGCGAAGGTCCGCGAGATCTCCGACCGGTTCGGCTTCCACGTCGACCCCGACGCGCTCGTCGAGGACCTCCCGGTGGGCGTGCAGCAGCGCGTCGAGATCATCAAGGCACTCTCGCGGGACGCCAGGGTGCTCGTGTTCGACGAGCCGACCGCGGTGCTCACCCCCCAGGAGACCGACGAGCTCATGGGCATCATGCGCCAGCTCAAGGAGAGCGGCGCCTCGATCGTCTTCATCACCCACAAGCTGCGCGAGGTGCGCGAGGTCGCCGACCGCATCACCGTCATCCGGCTCGGCAAGGTCGTCGGCGAGGCCGAGCCCACCGCCTCGAACGCCGAGCTCGCCTCCCTGATGGTCGGTCGCGCGGTCGAGCTCACCGTGCAGAAGGACCCGCCGGACCTCGGCGACGAGGCGCTCGTCGTGAAGGACCTCACGGTCAGCGACCCGTCGGGACTCGTGATCGTCGACGACGTCTCGTTCCACGTCTGCGCTGGCGAGATCCTCGCGGTGGCGGGCGTGCAGGGCAACGGCCAGACCGAGCTCGCCGAGGCGATCCTCGGCCTGCAGGACCACGTGACCGGTTCGATCATGCTCGACGGCAAGGAGCTGGTCGACGCCTCGGTGCGCGACACGCTCGACGCGGGCATCGGGTTCGTACCGGAGGACCGGAAGGTCGACGGGCTCGTCGGCGAGTTCACGATCGCCGAGAACCTCATGCTCGACCGCAGCTTCGGCGAGCCGTTCGTGAAGGCGGGTACGCTGCAGCTGAAGTTCCGCGACGACTTCGCGCAGGAGAAGCTCGAGGAGTTCGACGTGCGTGCTCCTGGCATCCAGACCCCGGTGGGCCGGCTCTCCGGCGGCAACCAGCAGAAGGTCGTCGTCGCACGCGAGCTCTCGCGCGACCTGCGCCTGTTCGTGGCCGCCCAGCCGACCCGCGGCGTCGACGTCGGGTCGATCGAGTTCATCCACAAGCGCATCGTGGAGACCCGTGACGCGGGCGTGCCCGTGGTGCTCGTCTCCACGGAACTCGACGAGATCGAGGCCCTCGCCGACCGCGTCCTCGTCATGTACCGCGGCAAGGTCGTCGGGATCGTGCCCGCCGACACGCCACGCGACGTCCTCGGCCTGATGATGGCCGGCGAACGCCCCGAAGGAGCAGCCGCATGA
- a CDS encoding BMP family lipoprotein produces the protein MTISIRKAATGGLATLGAVVLLAGCASAPEEETGGEAAETVDYLPCIVSDSGGFDDKSFNQLSYEGVEEAAGELGADFIDVESNAETDYEPNLENLVAQGCDTIVSVGFALSAPTVDIATANPDLEFVLVDDAADNDFDGNKDADNVKPLLYDTAQAAFLAGYLAAGYSEAGKVGTFGGMEFPTVTIFMDGFKQGVDYYNDEKGADVEVVGWDGSTGSFTGGFEANQDAKNVAQNIIDQGVDVLLPVGGPIYQSAIAAIDDSGEEIALIGVDADFYETDPTTQPYVLTSILKGMKVSTYEAVLAAGMDEWDPETYIGTLENEGVGIAPFHDFEDAVSDELKQEIEDLKAGIIDGSIEVTSYLS, from the coding sequence GTGACCATCTCGATCCGGAAGGCCGCGACCGGCGGCCTGGCGACGCTCGGCGCCGTCGTGCTGCTGGCCGGCTGCGCATCCGCTCCCGAAGAGGAGACCGGCGGCGAGGCCGCCGAGACCGTCGACTACCTGCCCTGCATCGTCTCCGACTCGGGCGGCTTCGACGACAAGTCGTTCAACCAGCTCTCCTACGAGGGCGTCGAGGAGGCCGCCGGCGAGCTCGGTGCCGACTTCATCGACGTCGAGTCCAACGCCGAGACGGACTACGAGCCCAACCTCGAGAACCTGGTCGCCCAGGGCTGCGACACCATCGTGAGCGTCGGCTTCGCCCTCTCGGCGCCGACCGTCGACATCGCGACCGCGAACCCCGACCTCGAGTTCGTCCTGGTCGACGACGCGGCCGACAACGACTTCGACGGCAACAAGGACGCCGACAACGTCAAGCCGCTGCTGTACGACACCGCCCAGGCGGCGTTCCTCGCCGGCTACCTGGCCGCGGGCTACTCGGAGGCCGGCAAGGTCGGCACCTTCGGCGGCATGGAGTTCCCGACCGTGACGATCTTCATGGACGGCTTCAAGCAGGGCGTCGACTACTACAACGACGAGAAGGGCGCCGACGTCGAGGTCGTCGGCTGGGACGGCTCGACCGGTTCCTTCACCGGTGGCTTCGAGGCCAACCAGGACGCCAAGAACGTCGCGCAGAACATCATCGACCAGGGTGTCGACGTGCTGCTGCCCGTCGGTGGCCCGATCTACCAGTCGGCCATCGCCGCGATCGACGACTCCGGTGAGGAGATCGCCCTGATCGGCGTCGACGCCGACTTCTACGAGACCGACCCGACGACGCAGCCCTACGTGCTCACGTCGATCCTCAAGGGCATGAAGGTCTCGACCTACGAGGCCGTGCTCGCCGCGGGCATGGACGAGTGGGACCCGGAGACCTACATCGGCACGCTCGAGAACGAGGGCGTCGGCATCGCGCCGTTCCACGACTTCGAGGACGCCGTGTCCGACGAGCTCAAGCAGGAGATCGAGGACCTGAAGGCCGGCATCATCGACGGCTCGATCGAGGTCACCTCGTACCTGAGCTGA
- a CDS encoding ABC transporter permease, whose amino-acid sequence MSTAKSPETELPQPSADDPHAPAGMDRWQSAWRNVVTGNALISVLSVLLAIIAGSIMIAFTDEQVQEAAGYFFSRPSDTFQAIWEAVWGAYTALFQGAVYNFRADSFAAGIRPLTESLNFATPLIVAGLGVGLAFRAGMFNIGGQGQMLMAAAAAGWVGFSLDSPWPIQMIIAVLAGLAAGAVWGGIVGVLKAKTGAHEVIVTIMLNYVAFYLLSYMLSTQGLLQAPGSNNPKTPPMDPGAIFPEILGPRFNLHLGFILSLAAVAFVWWLLNRSSMGFRFRAVGENPAAAKVAGINVGAVYITVMAIAGALVGLAGVDQVLGTTTSGFSVGIDAGIGFDAITVALLGRSTPLGILAAGILFGAFKAGGFAMQASEGVPIEIVLVVQSLIVLFIAAPPLVRAIFRLPQPGQPTRRERKAKRAAAAAADTGSTTKGVDQ is encoded by the coding sequence ATGAGCACGGCCAAGAGCCCGGAGACCGAACTCCCGCAGCCGTCGGCCGACGACCCGCACGCGCCCGCGGGGATGGACCGCTGGCAGAGCGCGTGGCGCAACGTCGTCACCGGCAACGCGCTCATCTCCGTGCTCTCGGTGCTGCTCGCGATCATCGCCGGCTCGATCATGATCGCGTTCACCGACGAGCAGGTGCAGGAGGCCGCGGGGTACTTCTTCTCGCGCCCGTCCGACACGTTCCAGGCGATCTGGGAAGCCGTGTGGGGCGCGTACACCGCGCTCTTCCAGGGCGCGGTCTACAACTTCCGCGCGGACAGCTTCGCCGCCGGCATCCGTCCGCTCACCGAGTCGCTGAACTTCGCCACGCCGCTCATCGTCGCGGGCCTCGGCGTCGGGCTCGCGTTCCGCGCGGGCATGTTCAACATCGGCGGGCAGGGGCAGATGCTCATGGCCGCCGCGGCCGCGGGGTGGGTGGGCTTCAGCCTCGACTCGCCGTGGCCGATCCAGATGATCATCGCGGTGCTCGCGGGCCTCGCGGCCGGCGCCGTGTGGGGCGGCATCGTCGGCGTGCTGAAGGCCAAGACGGGCGCGCACGAGGTGATCGTCACGATCATGCTCAACTACGTCGCGTTCTACCTGCTGTCGTACATGCTGTCGACGCAGGGGCTGCTGCAGGCGCCGGGCTCGAACAACCCGAAGACCCCGCCGATGGACCCCGGCGCGATCTTCCCCGAGATCCTCGGGCCGCGGTTCAACCTCCACCTCGGCTTCATCCTGTCGCTCGCCGCCGTCGCGTTCGTCTGGTGGCTGCTGAACCGCTCGAGCATGGGCTTCCGGTTCCGCGCGGTCGGTGAGAACCCCGCCGCGGCGAAGGTCGCCGGCATCAACGTGGGCGCCGTCTACATCACGGTCATGGCCATCGCCGGAGCCCTCGTCGGACTCGCGGGCGTCGACCAGGTGCTCGGCACCACCACGAGCGGCTTCAGCGTCGGCATCGACGCGGGCATCGGCTTCGACGCGATCACCGTCGCGCTGCTCGGCCGCTCCACGCCGCTCGGCATCCTCGCCGCCGGCATCCTCTTCGGCGCGTTCAAGGCCGGCGGATTCGCCATGCAGGCCTCCGAGGGCGTGCCGATCGAGATCGTGCTCGTGGTGCAGTCGCTCATCGTGCTCTTCATCGCCGCGCCGCCGCTCGTGCGTGCGATCTTCCGCCTGCCGCAGCCGGGTCAGCCGACCCGCAGGGAGCGCAAGGCCAAGCGCGCCGCCGCGGCAGCCGCCGATACCGGTTCGACGACGAAGGGGGTGGACCAGTGA